From a single Streptomyces misionensis genomic region:
- a CDS encoding pep a2: protein MKTAVPCYYHLDVEVSPERVGQVSRILAAHLRYWDLDNLVDPVCRGAELLLHAIDQHATDKHTSIEMWWNGQHLITAFGDDDPDLRPDQDLRAALADIAAMSDGWGCCAPDTGSKIIWFSQRARAGERVPLVPLPPEPFLSTGLTEPRRHRVAVLAAPVPAGDTTPEGRR from the coding sequence ATGAAGACCGCAGTGCCCTGCTACTACCACCTCGACGTGGAAGTCAGCCCGGAACGGGTGGGACAGGTCAGCCGCATCCTGGCCGCCCACCTCCGCTACTGGGACCTCGACAATCTCGTGGACCCCGTCTGCCGCGGCGCGGAACTGCTGCTGCACGCGATCGACCAGCACGCGACGGACAAGCACACCTCCATCGAGATGTGGTGGAACGGGCAGCACCTCATCACCGCCTTCGGTGACGACGACCCGGACCTGCGCCCGGACCAGGACCTGCGGGCCGCCCTCGCGGACATCGCCGCCATGAGCGACGGCTGGGGCTGCTGCGCCCCCGACACCGGCAGCAAGATCATCTGGTTCTCGCAGCGGGCCCGCGCGGGCGAGCGCGTCCCGCTGGTGCCGCTGCCGCCCGAGCCCTTCCTGAGCACGGGCCTGACCGAGCCGCGCCGGCACCGCGTGGCCGTCCTGGCCGCCCCCGTGCCCGCCGGCGACACCACCCCGGAGGGCCGCCGGTGA
- a CDS encoding DUF5133 domain-containing protein, producing MLLPAKAEVARQLRRYRAWERVMLASPYDRRVRATFEDSGYTLCVLMGKRCAREAADAAERYLRTSLVTYLREQDGRPKARRSARRTPTSERRSTAPSS from the coding sequence ATGCTGCTACCCGCCAAGGCCGAAGTGGCCCGGCAGTTGCGGCGTTACCGGGCTTGGGAGCGCGTGATGCTCGCCTCGCCGTACGACCGCAGGGTCCGGGCCACGTTCGAGGACTCGGGGTACACCCTGTGCGTGCTGATGGGCAAACGCTGCGCCCGCGAGGCGGCGGACGCGGCGGAGCGCTATCTGCGCACGAGTCTGGTCACCTACCTGCGCGAGCAGGACGGACGGCCGAAGGCGCGCCGTTCGGCACGAAGGACGCCGACATCGGAGCGGCGTTCCACGGCGCCGAGCTCCTGA